CCTAAAAAATTATGGACCCAAAATAATGATGGGGAGAATATCCTTTATTATCGTGCCAACGATGAGCGGGATGAAGCAATCTTTGCAGCTTCTACGATAAGTGAGCAAGTGCAAGCTGGACGGAAATACTCTGATTTTGCAGTCCTTTACCGGACAAATGCACAATCACGTACGATAGAAGAAGCCTTTTTGAAGTCTAATATTCCTTATAGTATGGTCGCAGGAACAAAGTTCTACTCACGTAAAGAAATTCGTGATGTTATTTCTTACCTTAACGTGATTGCTAATCCGCGAGATAATATGAGTTTCGAGCGGATCGTCAATGAGCCTAAACGTGGTGTTGGTCCAAGTGCGCTGGAAAAATTACGAAACTTTGCGGATATGCAAGGGAAGTCTTTGGCAGAGTCCACATTGGATATTACTTTATCGGATATTCGCGGCAAGGCAGCTGGCGAAATCTACAATCTGGGGCTGATTTTTGATTTCTTGCGTAGCTTCATTGAAAGCTCTAGTATTACGGAACTTGTCGAAGAAATGCTTGAGCGTACGGGTTATATGAAGTTCCTGCGGATGCAAGCCAATCTTGAAGCGCAGACACGGATTGAAAATATTGAAGAATTTCTCTCTGTGACAAAGAATTTTGATGAGAAGTCCGAAGTGCCTCTGGATGAGATGACAGGGGAACCCATCAAAGAAACAGGATTGGATCGTTTGAGCCGTTTCCTTAATGAAGTAAGTCTTCTTTCTGAGGTAGATGAATACGAAGAAGCGAGTGATGCGGTTACCATGATGACCTTGCATGCTGCCAAAGGTTTGGAATTTCCTGTTGTATTTCTTATCGGGATGGAAGAAAACATCTTCCCGCTTTCACGTGTTAATGATGATCCTGACGAGTTGGAAGAAGAGCGTCGTCTTGCTTATGTAGGAATCACGCGCGCTGAAGAATTTCTTTATATGACCAATGCAAATCAACGTGTGCTCTATGGTAAAACCAGCTATAATCGTCCAAGCCGTTTCATCTCCGAGATTGATGATGAGTTATTGGACTACGGCGGGATTGCACGCAAGGCTAATTCAAGTTTCAATGCCAGTTATAAAACAGCTGGAGGTGGAACACTATTTGGGACTGGCATGTCCATGACAGATGCGCTTCATCAACGTAAAGCTGCAGTCAATCCTGGAGCATCACGTGTGATTGAAAAAACAGATGTCGCTACAGAAGATTGGGCGATTGGAGATACTGCAGTCCACCGCAAATGGGGTGAAGGGATTGTTTTAGCTGTTACAGGGACTGGTAAAAACATGGAGTTGAAAATCAAGTTCCCTGAAGTAGGCATGAAGCGACTTTTGGCTGCAATGGCACCGATTGAGAAAAAGGAGTAGAAAATGGATAAGAAGCGCTGCAAGTGGTGTCTATCTTCTGAAAAGATGATTCATTATCATGATACATATTGGGGCACTCCGGTCCATGATGATCAAGAGCTTTTTGCAAAACTCGTTTTAGATATGAACCAAGCAGGTCTCTCTTGGTCAACCATTTTAAACAAACAGGAAAGCTTCTATGAGGCCTACGATCAGTTTGAGATTGAAAAAGTAGCCAGCTACAGCAAGGAAAAAGAAGAAGCTCTCCGTCAAGATGCGGGAATTATCCGTAACAAGCTAAAGATTGCAGCTGCAGTCAATAACGCTCAAAAA
This window of the Lactococcus garvieae subsp. garvieae genome carries:
- the pcrA gene encoding DNA helicase PcrA; the protein is MNPLLNGMNEKQAEAVQTTEGPLLIMAGAGSGKTRVLTHRIAYLIDEKMVNPWNILAITFTNKAAREMRERALNLTPAAQDTLIATFHSMCVRILRRDADHIGYNRNFTIIDPGEQKTLMKRILKEANLDPKKWDPKTLLNTISNAKNDLLDPEAYEGQINARNPYELLTARVYKTYQAELRKAESMDFDDLIMQTLRLFDKNPDVLAYYQGKFQYIHVDEYQDTNHAQYQLVKLMAQRFKNICVVGDADQSIYGWRGADMQNILDFEKDYPDAKVVLLEENYRSTKTILQAANNVINNNVNRRPKKLWTQNNDGENILYYRANDERDEAIFAASTISEQVQAGRKYSDFAVLYRTNAQSRTIEEAFLKSNIPYSMVAGTKFYSRKEIRDVISYLNVIANPRDNMSFERIVNEPKRGVGPSALEKLRNFADMQGKSLAESTLDITLSDIRGKAAGEIYNLGLIFDFLRSFIESSSITELVEEMLERTGYMKFLRMQANLEAQTRIENIEEFLSVTKNFDEKSEVPLDEMTGEPIKETGLDRLSRFLNEVSLLSEVDEYEEASDAVTMMTLHAAKGLEFPVVFLIGMEENIFPLSRVNDDPDELEEERRLAYVGITRAEEFLYMTNANQRVLYGKTSYNRPSRFISEIDDELLDYGGIARKANSSFNASYKTAGGGTLFGTGMSMTDALHQRKAAVNPGASRVIEKTDVATEDWAIGDTAVHRKWGEGIVLAVTGTGKNMELKIKFPEVGMKRLLAAMAPIEKKE
- a CDS encoding DNA-3-methyladenine glycosylase I — translated: MDKKRCKWCLSSEKMIHYHDTYWGTPVHDDQELFAKLVLDMNQAGLSWSTILNKQESFYEAYDQFEIEKVASYSKEKEEALRQDAGIIRNKLKIAAAVNNAQKVLELQKEFGSFDKYIWSFSEDQVLQHQIMDESQVPVTNALAEAMSKDMKKRGMKFVGPTIIYAYLQAIGVINDHADYCFRNKELL